The Thermoanaerobacterium thermosaccharolyticum DSM 571 region GATAAGAAAGGAGATCTTCTTGCATTAAGACCCGATGTTACAACACAAGTTGCAAGGATAGCATCTACAAAATACAATGAATATCCTCTTAAATTTTGCTACATCGCTAATGTGTACAGATATGACAATCCACAAGTTGGCAGGATGAGGGAGTACACGCAAGCGGGAATAGAGCTTATTGGGAAAAATCATGAGTATTCTGATGCGGAATGTATATCTGTCGCGGTAGAAGCGCTGAAAAACATAGGCATAAAAGATTTTAAAGTTGACATAGGTCAGGCAGAGTTTTTTAAATCATTGCTGGATGATTTAGGATTAGCTCGGAATGAAGAACAGGTTTTAAAAGAATTGCTAGAGCAGAAAAATCAATCGGAGATAGAGTATTTTCTCAAAAACAATAATATAACGGGCCATAATTATGAATTAATAGTTAATCTGCCTCTGTTTTTTGGAGATATAGAGATAATAAAAAAAGCAAAAGATGTATATAAATTTGAAAAAGCTAATAGGACTTTAAATTATTTGGAAAGAGTCTATGATATTTTGAAAGACTTTGGGATGGACAAATATATAACATTTGATTTGGGCATGGTTCAAAGCATCGATTATTATACAGGACTCATATTCAGAATATTTGTAAAAGATTTGGGATACGCAATTTGCGCAGGAGGCAGGTACGATAATTTGCTTAAAAATTATGGGAAAGATTTGCCTGCAACTGGTTTTGCTATCAGCGTAGAGAGAGCTATGCTGGCGGTGCAAAATCAAAGCGAGAAATTCACTAAGAAGCCAAAAAGTGTAGCGGTACTTTGCAATGATAGTAGCAGAAAAGAAGCCTACCATATAGCATTGAAATTGAGAAATGAGGGGAATATAGCAGAGCTTGTAATCAAGGGTAATGAAGATTATCTAAAGAAAAAAAGATTTGATGAGATTATTAAGGTAGGTGTACAAGATGGATAGCATAACAGTTGCGCTGCCGAAAGGAAGAATGGCAGATAAATCTTTCGAAATTTTTGCGTCATGTGGTATATCAGAAAATATTCAAAATGAAATGTCGCGAAAGCTTTTTATATGTGATATTGAGAGAAATTTAAAGTTTATACTTGTTAAACCTACAGATGTGCCGACATATGTTGAACATGGAGCAGCTGATATAGGCGTTTGCGGAAAAGATGTGCTTTTAGAGCTTAAAAGGGATTGCTATGAAGTGCTTGATTTAGGATTTGGAAAGTGTAAAATGGTGGTCGCTGGTCCCACCAATAAGAAGAATACTTTTTTAAGCAACAAAAGAGTTGCAACGAAATTTCCTTCAATAGCTGAAGAATTTTATAAGAAAAAAGGAGAAAATGTAGAAATCATAAAGCTAAATGGCTCTGTCGAATTAGCTCCATTGGTAGGGTTATCTGAAGTGATTGTGGACATTGTAGAAACGGGTACAACGCTTAGAGAAAATGGGCTTACTGTATATGAAGAAATATTTCCATCAAGTGCAAGGCTTATTGTGAATAAAGCCAGCATGAAGACAAAAAGCGATAGAATAAAAGAGATAATATATAAATTAAAACAAGCTACAGAAAACAGTTAGATGAAGAGTCATAATAAGAGCACAAAAGCTACGGAATTATATGTTTGAAGGGATTGATGCTAAATGATAAAAATCTACGATTTTAGCAATTCGATTGATAATACAGTCATTAAAAATTTGACCAATAGATCAAAGCTTGAGAATAAAGATGTAGAGTCGACTGTGCCTGAAATAATTTATAATGTCAAGATGCATGGAGACAGAGCTTTATTTGATTATACATTAAAATACGATGGTATAGGAATAGATGATAAAAACATAATGGTTGAAAAAAGAGAGATAGATGATGCTTACAGCAAAGTAGATAAGGAATTTATAAGTGCTTTAAGGAATGCCATTAAAAATATTACAGAATATCATGAAAATCAAAGGCAAAAAACATGGTTAGATTTTAAAGGCGGTATAGTATACGGCCAAAAGATAAGGCCTTTAGAAAAAGTAGGCATATATGTGCCTGGTGGTACTGCTTCGTATCCTTCGTCTGTTTTGATGAATAGCATTCCTGCAAAAGTGGCAGGTGTTGATGAGATAGTAATGGTTACGCCAGTGAAAGCTGGATTAAATCCATTTGTGATTGTGGCAGCTAATGAAGTTGGAATCAACAAGATCTACAAAATAGGTGGTGCACAGGCAATTGCAGCATTAGCATTTGGTACCGAATCAATACCTAAAGTAGATAAAATAGTTGGGCCGGGAAATATATTTGTTGCCATGGCTAAAAGAGCTGTGTATGGGTATGTAGATATCGATATGGTGGCTGGGCCCAGCGAGGTTCTTATCGTGGCGGATGAAAGCGGAAATCCGACGTATTTAGCAGCGGATCTATTGTCGCAGGCTGAACATGATGCTATGGCGTCTGCTGTTCTCATTACTACTTCAAAGAGTATAGCAGAAAAAGTAGCAGAAGAGGTAAGTAGACAGACTTTATACCTTGAGAGAAAAGATATAATCAATAAATCGCTAGAAGATTATGGAGCAATAATCATTGTTAATAATTTGGAAGATGCTTTAAATATTGCAAATGAGATAGCGCCTGAGCATCTAGAGCTTGATATAAAGAATCCATTTGAGATGATTGGAATGGTGAAAAACGCAGGAGCTATCTTTCTAGGAGAGAATTCGCCGGAGCCTCTTGGAGATTATATTGCAGGTCCCAATCATGTGCTGCCTACAAGCGGGACATCAAGATTTTTCTCACCACTGTCTGTGGATGATTTCATAAAGAAGATGAGCATTTTATATTATGATGAAAATTCGCTAAAGAATGTATCAGATGATATTGTAAGATTGGCGGAAGCAGAAGGACTTACAGCACATGCCAACTCTATAAAAGTGAGGTTTAAAAGATGATCTATGATTTGTTGAGAGATGAGATAAAAGGATTTAAAAATTATGAAGTTTCAAATATCGAATGTAAATATAAAATGGATGCAAATGAAGTTCCATTCAGCCTTCCTGAATCCACGTTGGAAAACCTTCAAGAAATAGTGAAAAGCGCAAATGTCAATAGATATCCAGACCCTGTAAGCATAAAATTAAGAGATAAATTAGCAGAAAAATGCAGCGCATCAAAAGACAATATCTTAGTTGGAAACGGATCTGATGAAATTATACATATTATAATGAATGCATTTGTTTCTCCAGATGATTTTGTCGTATATCCAGTGCCTTCTTTCAGCATGTACAGAGTATATTCAGAGATAGCAGGTGCAAATAAAGTAGAAGTAAGTTTAGGCGAAGATTATCACTACGATGTAGGCGAATTTATAAAATCAATTAAGGAATATGATCCAAAGTTAGTGATTTTATGCAATCCTAATAATCCGACAGGTACTACAATTAGTAGGGATGATATAATAAAGATACTGGAAGTGAACAGAGGCATTACTGTTGTTGATGAGGCATACTATGAGTTTTTTGGAGAAACTGTAATTGATTTAATTAATAAATATAAGAATATGATAGTTTTAAGGACGCTTTCTAAAGCATACGGTCTTGCTGGACTGAGAGTGGGCTATGCAGTTTCAAATCCTGAGATGATAGGATGTCTCAATTTGGTCAAATCTCCGTATAATGTAAATAGCATTTCACAAGCAATTGCTTTAAGCGTGTTGGAAGCGGATACTGTGAAGGATAGAGTTGAATATATCAAAAATGAGAGAAAGTTTTTGATGGACGGATTAAGTAAAATAGATGGCTTGAAAGTTTACAATTCACAAGCTAACTTTCTACTCTTAAAGTTTGACGATGCTGATTATGTATATAATAAGCTTTTAGAAAAGGGCATACTTGTAAGAGATTTTTCAGGTGATAATGAGTTAAGCGGTACGCTTCGCGTGACTATTGGTACAAGAGAAGCAAACAGTTATTTTATAAAATGTATTAAGGAGATATTATCATGAGAGAAGCAGAAGTCAATAGGAAGACGGCGGAGACAGAAGTATACGTAAAGATTAATATCGACGGAGCTGGGAAATCTCATATCAATACAGGAATAGGATTTTTAGATCATATGTTAAATTTGTTTTCAAAGCATGGACTTTTTGATCTGCAGGTAGAAGCGAAGGGGGATTTATATGTAGACTCCCATCATACAGTGGAGGACATAGGGATAACATTAGGACAGGCATTTTTAAAAGCTCTTGGTGATAAAAAGTCCATTAAGCGTTACGGTTTGTCGTATGTTCCAATGGATGAGGCACTTATTAGAGCAGTTGTGGACATAAGTGGAAGGCCATACTTGTACTATGATTTGGAGCTTAAAATGCAGGTTTTGGGGAATTTTGAGACAGAAACAGTTGAAGATTTCTTTAGGGCATTTGCATATAATTCATATATTACCCTTCATATAGAACAACTTCATGGGAAAAATACCCATCATATAATAGAAGCAGCATTTAAGGCTCTTGGTCGCAGCTTAGATGAAGCAACTAAAATCGACGATAGAATTGAAGGCGTACCTTCTACAAAAGGCGTATTATGATTTAAAAGGTGGTGTAATTTTGATAGGCATTATAGATTACGGAATGGGCAACTTAAGGAGTGTTGAAAAGGCATTTCAGTATTTAGGATGTGAAGCAAAAATAATTGATGAAGTAAAAATGATAAGAGATGCTGATGCGCTTGTACTGCCAGGAGTAGGAGCTTTTCCAGATGCAATGGAATTATTAAATAAAAAAGGATTTTCAAACGCAATTAAAGAAGAAGTTAAAAAGGGAAAGCTTATCTTGGGTATATGTCTTGGCATGCAGCTTTTGTTTGATAAAAGCTATGAAGTAAAAGAAGTTGACGGTTTACATCTTCTAAAAGGAGAGATTAAAGAGATTAAGACGAATTTGAAAGTTCCGCATATAGGCTGGAATTCTCTTATAATAAGGAAAAATGTGCCTCTTTTGAAGAAAATAAAAAATGGGGATAATGTCTATTTTGTTCATTCTTATTACCTAACAAATGGGGATGAAGAAGATATTTGTGCTATAACTGAATATGGAATAGAAATACCTGCTGTTGTATGTAAAGACAATATATTTTCGTGCCAGTTCCACCCGGAAAAAAGCGGTGATGTTGGACTTCAAATATTAAAGAATTTTGCGGAATTGATCTAATTTATTGTGGAGGGATTTGATGATAATAATACCTGCTATAGATATTATTGACGGGAAATGTGTTAGGCTTACAATGGGTGATTATGAGACTAGTACAGTATATTTTCAAAATCCAGAAGATGCGGCAAAAATTTGGGGTGACTATGGAGCCAAAAGAATTCATGTTGTCGATTTGGACGGTGCTAAAGAAGGGCGCCTTGTAAATTCAAAATCTATAGAAAACATAAGAAAGTCTTTTTCCGGTGAAATTGAAGTCGGTGGCGGAATAAGGAATCTTGAAACAGCTAAACATCTATTTAATTTGGGTATAGACTATATAATACTAGGCAGCATAGCTGTTTATAATAAGAATTTTGTTAAAAGTCTTGTACTAGAGTATGGAGATAAGATAATTGTAGGAATTGATGCAAAGGATGGATATGTTGCTACGAAAGGCTGGCTTAGTAGAAGCAATATAAGGGATGATGCACTTGCATCAGACATGAAGGAAATAGGTATTGGTACGGTTATATATACCGATATTAGGAAAGACGGAATGATGGAAGGGCCAAACTTTGATTCCATCAAAAAAATTATTGAAACTCCTATAAATGTTATAGCATCTGGAGGTATTACAACTTTAGAAGATATATTAAAATTAAAAGAGATTGGAGCATATGGCGCAATAATCGGAAAGGCTCTGTATACAAATAAAATAGATCTAAAAGAAGTGTTGGAGGTTTTATAATGCTATCGAAGAGAATTATACCATGCCTCGATGTTAAAGACGGAAGAGTTGTAAAGGGCGTAAACTTTGTAAACCTCAAAGATGCTGGCGATCCTGTCGATGTGGCAGAGGAATACAACAGGGCAGGGGCTGATGAGATAGTTTTTCTTGATATAACAGCATCGTATGAGAAAAGAGATATAATGGTTGATGTTGTCAAAAGGACTTCAGAGAAGGTATTTATACCGCTAACTGTCGGGGGCGGTATACGCACTGTAGATGATTTTAGAAGGATATTGAGAGCCGGTGCAGACAAGATATCCATAAATTCCGAGGCGGTTAAAAATCCTGATTTAATTAAAGATGCGTCAAAAAAGTTTGGAAGCCAGTGTGTTGTGGTGGCGATAGATGCAAAGAGAAGAGATGATAATACAGGTTTTGATGTTTATATAAATGGTGGGCGTGTTAATACAGGATACGATGTCTTGGAATGGGCGAAAAAGGTGGAGAGCTTGGGAGCAGGTGAGATTTTGCTGACAAGCATGGATGCCGATGGCACAAAAAACGGTTATGATATAGAATTAACCCGTATGGTAGCTGAGAAGGTAAATATACCTGTAATTGCATCTGGTGGTGCAGGCAATAAAGAACACTTTAAAGAAGTATTGACAGAGGCAAAAGCAGATGCAGCATTGGCAGCATCCCTATTTCACTACGGAGAGCTTAAGATAAGTGAGCTTAAAAGTTATCTGAAAGAGAATCATGTACCCGTCAGAATAATAAAATGAAAGGAATTGTGTGTATGAATATAGATGATTTAAAATTCGATGAAAAGGGCCTCATACCTGCTATAGTACAGGATCATAAGACTAAAGAAGTTCTTATGATGGCCTATATGAATAGGGAAAGCCTTGAAAAAAGCTTGGAAAACAAAGAGACGTATTTTTTTTCAAGAAGCAGACAAAGCTTGTGGCACAAAGGGGAGACATCAGGCAATGTGCAGCACATTAAAGCCATTAAGTACGACTGTGATGGTGATACGCTTCTGGTAGAGGTGGAACCTGAAGGGCCTGCATGTCATACTGGTAACAACAGCTGTTTTTATAGAGATATTATAAATGATTATGATGAGAATGAAGAAAGGGAGTCAATTCTTAGTAACCTCTACAGAAGAATAGAAAGCAGAAAAGAAAATCCAGTAACAGGATCCTATACAAATTATCTTTTTGAAAAAGGGTTAAATAAAATTTTGAAAAAGATAGGAGAAGAAAATGCTGAAATAATAATTGCTTCAAAAGAAGACTCAAAAGAAGAAGTTGTATATGAAATTGCAGATTACATCTATCACCTGATGGTTTTAATGGTAGAAAAAGGAATAAATCTTAATGACGTATATAAAGAAATTTCAAAAAGATATTATAAAACGGAAGAATTCAGGGAACAGCATAAAAAGCGAAAAGAGACAAAGTAAGTAAAAAAATAGCAAGAAGACCTTGCTATTTTTTCTCAAGTTTATACATATTCCACGGTATTTTATCTATCAATCTATTTTTATATATTGAATCGGCACCCATAAATATATAATTTAGGTTTTGAGTATTCGGTATATTCATTTTTATCCATACTATATTTTTATTAAATATTGGATTTGAAATTGGAATGTTATAGATGGAATTTTTTGCTTTTTTGTACTCGTACAGTTTACCTCCTACCAATCCAATATCTATTCTTTTTATACTACCTTTGTAAAATAATCTCATCTCTAAATGATATATTACTTTTTTTGATATTGGTGCCAGAGATTGCATTCCTACATACAGCTCATTGCCTTTATAACAAAATGCGGCCAATTCTGTAAGATCAGCACTTCTATAAATTTCCTGGTTTAATATGCCGCCGGCAGGTATCTTTATCAATGTGTATGGCAGTCCTTGTTGCTTAAAATCAGGCAGCGCCTCAACGTTTGGTATTATCAATACAGGCTTAGTTCCAAAAAGTTCATTTTCCCGAATAAATCCCATTAAAAATGGCTCCATTACAGCTATTTGTGTCTTATACTTTCTAATAGCAAGCTCCTTTTTTTGGATTTCGCTTGATCTTAGCTTAAATATTTGCCATTTCGTATTACTGTCGGCCATGTCGACTGGTGGAAGCAATGGTTTGCTGGGTTCTAAAAGCCACGGAACGGGCCATTGAGGATGATGTACTAAGAACATGTGCTGTCTCACATTTAGGTTCATTGCAGTTATTGCATATCTTACAAAATTGCTGACAGCCCAATGGTCTGGGTGAATATCATCAGCTAGTGGATAGTATATATCTGTGGGATTAAAAGATTTTATGATTTCTTGTATGGAATTTTCTAAATTGCTTCCTGTGTATGCAATACCGGGTTTATACACATTTTTGTATGGAGAGTATGCTGCCTGAGTACCGCCGCTTACTCTAGGACGCGTATTATCCCAGAAGTCGCTCCATAGAAATCTTGTGCTGCCGTCAGCAAAGCCAAGGAAAATCACGTCGCTTTTCGGCAGACCCAATTCAGACATTGCAGCGATGCTTTCGCTTTGTCTTTGGATTCCCAACTTATAAAAATCTGCTGGTGTTGGATTGACGTGTCCTGTATACACTGCAGCAGCCTTTTTGTAGCTGTCCCCGTTTGTTACAATTACTACTTTGACAGGAATCTTTTGGCTTATAGCTCTTTGAATCACGCCGGCCATTCCCAAAGATTCATCGTCTGGGTGTGGTACGATCACAAGTATTCGCTGGCCAGGGTTGTCAAATTCGGGTTCTGGTTTTTTTTCAGTAAGGTTTGCAAAAGTTGCTTTTAAATTCATTACATATGATACCAATAATGCCAATATAATTATAAAAGCTATAAAAAATTTCTTCCTTTTCATTGTTTTACCCCTCCAATTATGTCATAATTGTAGCATATATTTATTAATAATTTGTTACAAAATAAAAATTTAATGTAATATATTTTATGTAATGTATAACCAATAGCGTAAAATATTAATTAGGTAAAGTTTATTAAAGGAGGTAAATTTATGATTGTTGATTTTCACTGTGATACGCTTTATTTGATACAAAAGGACAATAGAGACATAACAAAGAAAAATGATAAAGGTCATATAGATTTGATTAGACTAGATGAAGGAATGGTACATCTTCAAGTTTTTGCCACATTTATTGAGCCTGAATACGTGAGAAAAGATGCGGCAACTAAAACATTAAAAATGATTGACAAACTATATCAATTGATGGAGAAAACAGATAAGATTAAATTGATCTTAAGTGGAAAGGATGTGGAAGAAGCAAAAAATGAAAGCAAGATAGGTGCGTTGTTGTCAATAGAGGGTGGTGAAGCATTAGAAGGAGATTTAGCGCTTTTAAGGATGTTTTATAAGCTTGGAGTAAGAGCTATGACCCTTACGTGGAGTTTAAGAAATGATTTAGGCGACGGCATTTTAGGAAGCAGCGATTATGGACTTACATCATTTGGAAAAGATGTTATAAAGGAAATGAATAGATTAGGCATGATTGTAGATGTCTCCCATCTCAATGAAAGAGGATTTTGGGATGCTATAAATATATGCGAGAAGCCTCTTATTGCATCACACTCAGACTGCAAAGCACTTTGTCGCCATCCTAGAAACTTAAGCGATGAGCAGATAAAAGCGATAGCTGATAAAGGTGGTGTTATCGGCATAAACTTTTGTCCAAACTTTCTAAGAGACGATGATAATGCATCAATAGAGGATGTCTTGGATCACATAGAGCATATTGTTAATTTGGTAGGTATAAACCATGTTGGGTTTGGATCAGACTTTGATGGAATCGAAAAGACGCCTCTTGGCCTCGATGATGTGGCAAGCTTTCCTAAGATTTTAGATGGCTTAAAGAAAAGAGGTTTTAGCGATGATGAGATAAACTCCATATCACATGATAACTTTGAGAGGATTATAAAAGAAATTTTATCGTAATAATTCATATATTTTATTGAAATTTGGCATAAAAAATAGCCCCGATAATTTAATTGGGGCTTGCATATGTTAAAGGGGGAGTCATTGTTTTGACCAAGAATACATTATACATTTAATTCAAATAAAAATCAAGAGCATATTAAAAAATTATTTAACATGTGAAATTTATCCATTAAATAAATTTTTAGTATAATGAATTGGTTATAAATTTAAAACTTGTGTCAACTTTTATACATTTTTGTTGAAGAATTTGATTTCAATATTTATAATAAAAATATAGTACTTTATTGTAGTAGAGTGAAAATAAAAAACTGGAGGTAAGGTAATGAATATCGATGTTATAAGAGAGACTGATCCAGAAATAGCCGATGCTATTGTAAAGGAGATTGAAAGGCAGAAAAATAAAATTGAGCTGATAGCTTCTGAAAACTTCGTAAGCGAGGCAGTTATGGAAGCCATGGGCTCACCCCTAACAAACAAGTACGCTGAAGGTTATCCTGGTAAGCGTTATTATGGTGGCTGTGAATTTGTGGATGTTGTAGAGGACTTGGCAAGAGAAAGGCTTAAGAAGTTATTCGGTGCAGAACATGCCAACGTGCAGCCGCATTCAGGTGCTCAGGCCAACATGGCGGCGTATTTTGCATTGATAAAACCGGGTGATACAATATTAGGCATGAATTTAGCCCACGGCGGTCATTTGACCCATGGCAGCAAGGTAAACTTTTCTGGCAAACTTTACAATATAATACCATATGGTGTGAGAGAAGACACAGGATTTATAGATTATGAGGAGCTCGAAAGGCTTGCTAAAGAGTACAGGCCAAAGCTTATTGTTGCCGGTGCAAGTGCATATCCAAGGATAATAGATTTTAAAAAGTTTAAAGAAATTGCAGATTCAGTAGGAGCGTATCTTATGGTGGATATGGCTCATATAGCTGGGCTTGTTGCGGCAGGTCTTCATCCAAATCCTGTTGATTATTCAGATGTTGTTACATCGACTACACATAAGACATTGCGCGGTCCCAGAGGCGGAATAATACTGTCAAAAGAAGTTCATGCTAAAGCAATCGATAAATCGGTTTTTCCTGGTGTACAGGGAGGACCACTTATGCACGTTATTGCTGCGAAGGCTGTATGCTTTAATGAAGCATTGAAACCTGAGTTTAAAGAATATCAAAAGAGGATAGTAAAGAATGCCAAGGCATTGGCAGAAGGTTTGTTGGATAGAAAGGTAAATTTAGTCTCAGGCGGCACAGACAATCATCTGATGCTTCTTGACCTAAGAGGTACAGGTGTTACTGGTAAAGACTTGGAAAGGCGCCTTGATTACGTCGGCATAACAGCCAATAAAAATGCCATACCAAATGATCCATTAGGTCCTAATGTTACATCAGGTTTAAGGCTTGGTACTCCTGCAGTTACTACAAGAGGTATGAACGAAAATGATATGGATGAAATTGCTGATATAATATATAATGTGTTAAAAGATGAAAATTATGTTGATACTGCTAAAAGCAGAGTCAAGAAGCTACTTGACAAATATCCTCTTTATGAATAAGCCTGCATTTGTAGGCTTTTTTTGTTATTGTTGTTTTTGAGGCTTTTTTATAAATGATAATATTAATACTATAAGCGGAATGATTATCTGCAGAGGAACGTGTATGTATACTGTAGTCAATTTAAGCCCTATCAATATATGTAGAGGGTACGAATCGGCTATTATAATGGATAAGGCGTATATGATAGTGCCGACAGGTAAAAGCAAAAATTTATATTCTTTTAAATCAAATATTGATTGTAGTGTCTTTATTGCGGCATATGTAAAGACTGTGATTTTTACGACGCCGCCTATTACGATTTCTACAGCGTAAAAAGGATCTAGATTTCTAAAAGAGCCAAACTTCATAATTAATACCAATTGATAAAAAGGGAAATTTGACCTTGCGGCTTCTGCAACTCCAAGTGATGTTATGATTTCCACTGTATTTATCGTAAGCCAAAGCCCTGTAGCAGCAACCAGAGCCATACAGTATTTGTTTAGATCTTTTTTTAAATGTATCTCAGGAAAAATCATCATAAAAGTGATGAGTTCGCCGTATGGGAATGTAAGTATTTGTGGGAATGCTGCTTTAATAACAGGTGCTAAGCCATTGTTCAATATCGGCATTAATTTTTTGATGCTTATGCCAGTCACGTTAAATACGCCAAAAAATTGTATAATAGCTAAGAATATAAAAGTTGGCAGCAGTATATGAGCAGATTTTATTGTAACGCTGATGTCAAACATAAGGTAATACAGCACAACAATTAATATTGCTATTGAAATAGCGGATATAGGTGTTTCTTTGTATATTGTGCCGACGTTCAGCTCATCAAAATCCCTTGTAACACGGGCAGCAATATATAAAAAGTATATAGCGTAGATTGCTGAAAGAGCTTTACCTAAAATCTTGCCAAATGCTGCTTCAAGTATTTGTGGAAGATTTGCATTGTACTTTTTAAATAAAACAACATACATGTACACGAGTGGAAATGCAGCTATTGTAGCAATTATCATGGCTATCCATGCATCTTGTTTTGCTGATATACCTAATACGAACAATATTGCACTCCCTAATTCAAACACTAACATAGCAGAAAAAAGTTCTGTGTATGTTATTTTCTTCATTTGTTTCACATCCTGGCATACAATTCTTATTATTATATTATGGATATTTTAATATTTTAG contains the following coding sequences:
- the hisZ gene encoding ATP phosphoribosyltransferase regulatory subunit, with amino-acid sequence MKNLPDGVQDFLPEELRFKHSIENILRKTFESSGYEEIMPPTFEYMENFSNTSGIFFDENNLYRFFDKKGDLLALRPDVTTQVARIASTKYNEYPLKFCYIANVYRYDNPQVGRMREYTQAGIELIGKNHEYSDAECISVAVEALKNIGIKDFKVDIGQAEFFKSLLDDLGLARNEEQVLKELLEQKNQSEIEYFLKNNNITGHNYELIVNLPLFFGDIEIIKKAKDVYKFEKANRTLNYLERVYDILKDFGMDKYITFDLGMVQSIDYYTGLIFRIFVKDLGYAICAGGRYDNLLKNYGKDLPATGFAISVERAMLAVQNQSEKFTKKPKSVAVLCNDSSRKEAYHIALKLRNEGNIAELVIKGNEDYLKKKRFDEIIKVGVQDG
- the hisG gene encoding ATP phosphoribosyltransferase, with protein sequence MDSITVALPKGRMADKSFEIFASCGISENIQNEMSRKLFICDIERNLKFILVKPTDVPTYVEHGAADIGVCGKDVLLELKRDCYEVLDLGFGKCKMVVAGPTNKKNTFLSNKRVATKFPSIAEEFYKKKGENVEIIKLNGSVELAPLVGLSEVIVDIVETGTTLRENGLTVYEEIFPSSARLIVNKASMKTKSDRIKEIIYKLKQATENS
- the hisD gene encoding histidinol dehydrogenase, which translates into the protein MIKIYDFSNSIDNTVIKNLTNRSKLENKDVESTVPEIIYNVKMHGDRALFDYTLKYDGIGIDDKNIMVEKREIDDAYSKVDKEFISALRNAIKNITEYHENQRQKTWLDFKGGIVYGQKIRPLEKVGIYVPGGTASYPSSVLMNSIPAKVAGVDEIVMVTPVKAGLNPFVIVAANEVGINKIYKIGGAQAIAALAFGTESIPKVDKIVGPGNIFVAMAKRAVYGYVDIDMVAGPSEVLIVADESGNPTYLAADLLSQAEHDAMASAVLITTSKSIAEKVAEEVSRQTLYLERKDIINKSLEDYGAIIIVNNLEDALNIANEIAPEHLELDIKNPFEMIGMVKNAGAIFLGENSPEPLGDYIAGPNHVLPTSGTSRFFSPLSVDDFIKKMSILYYDENSLKNVSDDIVRLAEAEGLTAHANSIKVRFKR
- the hisC gene encoding histidinol-phosphate transaminase, which encodes MIYDLLRDEIKGFKNYEVSNIECKYKMDANEVPFSLPESTLENLQEIVKSANVNRYPDPVSIKLRDKLAEKCSASKDNILVGNGSDEIIHIIMNAFVSPDDFVVYPVPSFSMYRVYSEIAGANKVEVSLGEDYHYDVGEFIKSIKEYDPKLVILCNPNNPTGTTISRDDIIKILEVNRGITVVDEAYYEFFGETVIDLINKYKNMIVLRTLSKAYGLAGLRVGYAVSNPEMIGCLNLVKSPYNVNSISQAIALSVLEADTVKDRVEYIKNERKFLMDGLSKIDGLKVYNSQANFLLLKFDDADYVYNKLLEKGILVRDFSGDNELSGTLRVTIGTREANSYFIKCIKEILS
- the hisB gene encoding imidazoleglycerol-phosphate dehydratase HisB, with product MREAEVNRKTAETEVYVKINIDGAGKSHINTGIGFLDHMLNLFSKHGLFDLQVEAKGDLYVDSHHTVEDIGITLGQAFLKALGDKKSIKRYGLSYVPMDEALIRAVVDISGRPYLYYDLELKMQVLGNFETETVEDFFRAFAYNSYITLHIEQLHGKNTHHIIEAAFKALGRSLDEATKIDDRIEGVPSTKGVL
- the hisH gene encoding imidazole glycerol phosphate synthase subunit HisH, whose translation is MIGIIDYGMGNLRSVEKAFQYLGCEAKIIDEVKMIRDADALVLPGVGAFPDAMELLNKKGFSNAIKEEVKKGKLILGICLGMQLLFDKSYEVKEVDGLHLLKGEIKEIKTNLKVPHIGWNSLIIRKNVPLLKKIKNGDNVYFVHSYYLTNGDEEDICAITEYGIEIPAVVCKDNIFSCQFHPEKSGDVGLQILKNFAELI
- the hisA gene encoding 1-(5-phosphoribosyl)-5-[(5-phosphoribosylamino)methylideneamino]imidazole-4-carboxamide isomerase, which gives rise to MIIIPAIDIIDGKCVRLTMGDYETSTVYFQNPEDAAKIWGDYGAKRIHVVDLDGAKEGRLVNSKSIENIRKSFSGEIEVGGGIRNLETAKHLFNLGIDYIILGSIAVYNKNFVKSLVLEYGDKIIVGIDAKDGYVATKGWLSRSNIRDDALASDMKEIGIGTVIYTDIRKDGMMEGPNFDSIKKIIETPINVIASGGITTLEDILKLKEIGAYGAIIGKALYTNKIDLKEVLEVL
- the hisF gene encoding imidazole glycerol phosphate synthase subunit HisF encodes the protein MLSKRIIPCLDVKDGRVVKGVNFVNLKDAGDPVDVAEEYNRAGADEIVFLDITASYEKRDIMVDVVKRTSEKVFIPLTVGGGIRTVDDFRRILRAGADKISINSEAVKNPDLIKDASKKFGSQCVVVAIDAKRRDDNTGFDVYINGGRVNTGYDVLEWAKKVESLGAGEILLTSMDADGTKNGYDIELTRMVAEKVNIPVIASGGAGNKEHFKEVLTEAKADAALAASLFHYGELKISELKSYLKENHVPVRIIK
- the hisIE gene encoding bifunctional phosphoribosyl-AMP cyclohydrolase/phosphoribosyl-ATP diphosphatase HisIE: MNIDDLKFDEKGLIPAIVQDHKTKEVLMMAYMNRESLEKSLENKETYFFSRSRQSLWHKGETSGNVQHIKAIKYDCDGDTLLVEVEPEGPACHTGNNSCFYRDIINDYDENEERESILSNLYRRIESRKENPVTGSYTNYLFEKGLNKILKKIGEENAEIIIASKEDSKEEVVYEIADYIYHLMVLMVEKGINLNDVYKEISKRYYKTEEFREQHKKRKETK